In Uranotaenia lowii strain MFRU-FL chromosome 2, ASM2978415v1, whole genome shotgun sequence, one genomic interval encodes:
- the LOC129748525 gene encoding uncharacterized protein LOC129748525: MAESGIETAAAPEWLVKLESRREQIKAKLGHESGNGAPCVACGTKCPGLDLHFWRKVCRNCKCRKEQHDCKDDDVTGWAQFEILGAIRSKPAYIKISELTDKPVQLDWIPPNVTPELASDYMTQLGKQNIPIAGSEAAEKRKQQLEYQVPPHDLDASLCHNLSENEEAQLVQYVEKIKKNCVGQGSVVRIGDGVNYLPPSGRGHAGLPHATNTSIQKDKVLSQLLGSETIQNIISGNSVPLGRPLCISKETLKADFIESPLMSDKTKYKLKLMKIDSEAMQSAVLNGPEIDRIIAGINEKAIPFQENCGLLGPLEKFRQEYKNNPKFQTEIDNFISTLPTQDSSSTKEHNQDHSFNSPLPLRNLSRQDQLQHQETPARKLNFEDKPNIPLSSQCRNALKQDKVLADIMNSEPLKAVLQGPVYGKTLIISRKPLFPDFISSPFLSPATKTRLERMKINTQTIQSAVLNGPFYDELLTKLDKSSINYAQDSILQPIDEFRDEFLSYDSDSDFQKEIIDFVKNSDLSQFDVTPDQIPEVAENRRDAQRTNALLNQITSIPTVQNALKFGVQPGHVLQVFNEPMHLDLQYPEKLSKPVLEKLASINLNSSAIESAVVCGPAYDKILHQLNKNRINYAFDSVVGPIAQFRNEYLGDDGFRKELARYIAHPEPCLFQNLIATEELPTGAMSDAQIEQLQQLSGKLSGLHVSQSADSGFGSVPPTPNYSTYPGLLSSTNEETGYDINRAQLTAHEGKLVSIPAIQDMNMYPEVRPSKGSIGQLSSNDSVALPSTAKAVHPKSLLKTPEFINCGGCQKSIMCGEVAVKAERAGKSAWHPQCFKCHKCEELLADLVYFYHGGNVYCARDLAEILKIPRCSACDELIFTKEYTAAEGATFHIKHFCCYHCDAPLAGQQYVPDEKSNMPLCLNCYDTYFAKTCHRCRGSIGPAEQGVAWGNIHWHGSCFLCSGVDCGKSLIGGRFCVKNEMPFCSPQCLRSVIA; this comes from the exons ATGGCTGAATCCGGGATTGAAACGGCCGCGGCCCCTGAGTGGCTTGTCAAGTTAGAAAGCCGAAGAGAACAAATCAAAGCTAAACTCGGTCATGAGAGTGGAAACGGAGCACCTTGCGTAGCATGTGGAACCAAATGTCCTGGTTTAGATCTTCATTTTTGGCGAAAAGTTTGTCGGAATTGCAAATGCAGGAAGGAACAACATGATTGCAAAGACGACGACGTTACTGGCTGGGCTCAATTTGAAATACTAGGGGCCATTCGATCCAAACCTGCGT ACATAAAAATTTCCGAGCTCACTGATAAGCCCGTCCAGCTGGACTGGATTCCACCTAATGTGACTCCGGAGCTGGCCTCGGATTATATGACTCAGCTGGGTAAACAGAATATACCCATAGCTGGTAGTGAAGCAGCGGAAAAACGAAAACAGCAGCTAGAATATCAAGTTCCTCCCCATGATCTGGATGCCAGTTTGTGTCATAATCTTTCAGAAAACGAGGAAGCTCAGTTGGTTCAATAtgtggaaaaaatcaagaaaaactgcGTTGGTCAGGGTAGTGTGGTTCGAATAGGTGACGGTGTGAATTACCTTCCGCCATCTGGACGAGGACACGCAGGGCTCCCACATGCTACTAATACTTCTATACAAAAAGATAAAGTGCTTAGCCAATTGCTCGGTTctgaaacaattcaaaacatcaTATCTGGAAACTCAGTTCCTCTGGGAAGGCCACTTTGCATTAGTAAAGAGACTTTGAAAGCAGATTTTATAGAAAGCCCTCTGATGTCGGATAAAACCAAGTACAAATTGAAACTCATGAAAATTGATTCCGAAGCCATGCAGAGTGCCGTTTTAAATGGTCCCGAAATCGATCGAATTATAGCTGGGATAAACGAAAAAGCTATTCCTTTCCAGGAAAATTGCGGACTTCTTGGTCCACTAGAAAAGTTCCgtcaagaatataaaaataatcctAAATTTCAAACAGAAATCGATAACTTTATTTCAACGTTGCCAACGCAAGATAGCAGCTCCACTAAAGAACACAATCAAGACCATTCTTTTAACTCTCCACTTCCGCTGCGAAACCTTTCCCGCCAGGATCAATTACAACACCAGGAAACGCCGGCACGTAAACTTAACTTTGAAGATAAACCTAACATTCCACTGTCAAGCCAATGCCGAAATGCCTTGAAACAGGACAAAGTGTTGGCAGACATAATGAATTCCGAACCACTCAAGGCAGTATTGCAAGGCCCGGTGTACGGAAAAACGTTAATAATCTCTCGTAAACCACTTTTCCCAGATTTTATAAGCAGTCCATTCCTTTCACCAGCGACAAAAACCAGACTGGAGCGAATGAAAATTAACACACAGACAATCCAAAGTGCTGTATTAAATGGTCCCTTTTACGACGAGCTTCTCACAAAATTGGATAAATCTAGCATAAATTACGCACAAGATTCAATCCTTCAACCAATCGATGAATTTCGTGACGAATTTTTGAGCTATGATAGCGACAGTGACTTCCAGAAGGAAATAATagatttcgtcaaaaattccGATCTATCACAGTTTGATGTAACTCCAGACCAGATTCCAGAAGTGGCAGAAAATCGGAGGGACGCACAACGCACTAATGCCCTTCTCAACCAAATCACGTCAATTCCGACGGTTCAAAATGCTCTTAAATTTGGAGTCCAACCAGGCCACGTACTGCAAGTTTTTAACGAACCAATGCATCTTGATTTGCAATATCCAGAGAAACTATCTAAGCCTGTACTGGAAAAATTAGCGTCCATTAATCTCAACAGCTCTGCTATCGAAAGTGCTGTTGTGTGTGGTCCAgcttatgataaaattttgcatcAGTTAAACAAAAATCGGATCAACTATGCTTTCGACTCTGTTGTTGGTCCAATCGCTCAATTTAGGAACGAATATTTGGGCGACGATGGATTCCGTAAAGAGCTCGCTCGTTATATTGCACACCCAGAACCatgtctttttcaaaatttgatagcgACCGAAGAGCTTCCCACTGGAGCAATGAGCGATGCTCAGATCGAACAGCTTCAACAACTTAGCGGAAAACTATCGGGATTACATGTTTCCCAAAGCGCTGATTCGGGTTTTGGTTCTGTACCTCCCACACCGAACTACTCGACCTACCCCGGATTACTGAGTTCTACAAACGAAGAAACAGGCTACGATATTAATCGTGCACAACTGACCGCACATGAAG GCAAGCTTGTTTCGATCCCTGCTATCCAAGATATGAATATGTACCCTGAAGTGCGTCCAAGTAAAGGTTCCATTGGTCAACTTTCATCCAACGATAGTGTTGCATTGCCATCAACTGCCAAGGCCGTCCATCCAAAATCGCTGTTAAAGACTCCAGAATTCATTAACTGTGGCGGTTGTCAGAAATCCATTATGTGTGGGGAAGTGGCCGTAAAAGCTGAACGTGCCGGCAAAAGTGCTTGGCATCCACAATGTTTCAAGTGCCACAAATGCGAAGAGCTGTTGGCCgatttggtttatttctatcATGGCGGAAATGTCTATTGTGCCAGAGATTTGGCTGAAATTTTGAAGATTCCACGATGTTCAGCTTGCGATGAGTTGATTTTCACCAAGGAATACACAGCAGCTGAGGGAGCGACGTTTCACATTAAACATTTCTGTTGTTATCATTGTGACGCACCTTTGGCCGGCCAGCAGTATGTTCCTGATGAGAAGAGCAATATGCCACTTTGTTTGAATTGCTATGACACTTACTTTGCCAAAACGTGCCATCGATGCCGTGGAAGCATTGGACCTGCTGAGCAGGGTGTTGCTTGGGGAAATATTCATTGGCATGGATCATGCTTTCTGTGTAGTGGCGTTGATTGCGGTAAATCTCTTATTGGCGGTCGATTTTGTGTGAAGAATGAAATGCCATTCTGTAGCCCGCAATGTCTAAGAAGTGTCATTGCATGA
- the LOC129746948 gene encoding nuclear speckle splicing regulatory protein 1 has translation MSKQYGLIDPKANKSKLGVTKHAAFASDSDSDSCPTKKPSVNLCLGESQKRQARAAQQKALEEDPTIYQYDELYDDMDQKRKEAKAGKSQEERKPKYITKLLETADKRKKEQERRIERQIQKEREAEGEMYKDKESFVTSAYRAKLEEMKKAEEEEKREEYLERIGDVTKQGDLGGFYRHIYSQKMGEKSNEETPKDETIDIKQEQPDSEDEEQPSDNNAPCNKESSAKVRRYRKRASDDNDEHEGDEKNDSNKKIHLQSNLDADSDFSIDSNSSSNEMSESEEDEKSDKKDKNAVKILPKSPPEALKLDQATDLSSTIVPREEKKPPKEDLNGKEMVKSEEEVQVIKAPKIDIWKKRTVGDLFDAALQRYFERKAARETG, from the exons ATGTCTAAACa GTATGGATTGATTGATCCAAAAGCAAATAAATCCAAACTCGGTGTTACTAAACATGCTGCGTTTGCGAGTGATTCAGATTCGGACTCTTGTCCTACTAAAAAGCCCTCGGTGAATCTATGTCTTGGCGAAAGCCAAAAACGACAAGCAAGGGCAGCCCAACAGAAAGCACTAGAGGAAGACCCCACTATCTATCAATATGATGAACTGTATGATGATATGGATCAGAAACGTAAAGAGGCTAAAGCTGGCAAATCGCAGGAAGAACGAAAGCCTAAATATATTACGAAGTTGTTAGAAACTGCAGACAAACGAAAAAAGGAACAAGAACGGCGCATAGAACGTCAAATACAAAAAGAACGCGAAGCTGAAGGGGAGATGTACAAAGATAAGGAATCTTTCGTAACATCCGCTTACCGGGCTAAGCTAGAAGAGATGAAGAAAGCTGAAGAGGAGGAAAAGCGGGAAGAATACTTGGAGCGCATAGGAGACGTCACCAAGCAAGGCGATCTAGGTGGTTTCTACAGGCATATTTACTCACAGAAGATGGGCGAAAAATCGAATGAG GAAACACCCAAAGATGAAACGATAGACATTAAGCAAGAACAGCCCGATTCCGAAGATGAAGAACAACCTAGCGACAATAACGCTCCATGTAACAAGGAGAGCTCCGCAAAAGTTAGGCGGTATCGCAAACGTGCTTCGGATGACAACGATGAACATGAGGGCGATGAAAAGAATGATTCCAATAAAAAGATTCATTTGCAGTCTAATTTGGATGCGGATTCTGATTTCAGCATAGATTCCAACAGCTCAAGTAATGAGATGAGtgaatcagaagaggacgaaAAGTcggataaaaaagacaaaaatgcagtaaaaattttGCCTAAAAGTCCACCTGAAGCATTGAAATTAGATCAGGCAACTGATTTAAGTTCGACAATCGTACCTAGAGAAGAAAAGAAACCTCCCAAAGAGGACCTTAACGGAAAAGAAATGGTAAAATCCGAAGAAGAGGTACAAGTGATTAAGGCACCTAAAATCGATATTTGGAAGAAACGAACTGTCGGAGATTTGTTTGACGCAGCGTTACAAAGATATTTTGAGCGTAAGGCAGCCAGAGAAACTGGTTAA
- the LOC129745964 gene encoding NADH dehydrogenase [ubiquinone] 1 alpha subcomplex subunit 10, mitochondrial, protein MSGVLRVGIRFLNRSSSIKSTVFEGKICAPLVISSCSISGKTMRGSKLVKPTPFPYLEKEYTALQACKDVLFKTTTNRFDENTKVVVVEGPIAAGKSAFAKELASELDMKYFPEANLDSYYINSYGYDLRQLDPQMPANMQSFDVNKFLQNPNHRNVATFQIRTLMQRYSQYIDALAHLFSTGEGVVLDRCVYSDFVFVEAMFKSGYISKGARSVYYDIVQNTMSELLKPHLVIYLDVPVNVVKSRIQKRAHPAETNAKALTDRYLQDMENIYKQQYLKDISTHAELLVYDWSDYGETEVVVEDIERIDFDRFDKDDTHMRDWRFENEEEYTEFRARYMNKPDLINYFNVPRYDVPELLVSPEEFKAWYDIWSEAPGQKYRKGYNAECGDAGILTKTKLDFRNSL, encoded by the exons ATGTCCGGTGTACTCCGTGTAGGGATACGGTTCCTCAACCGTTCTAGCTCAATCAAGTCAACGGTTTTCGAGGGAAAAATTTGCGCACCGTTGGTAATTTCCTCTTGCAGCATTTCCGGGAAAACAATGCGGGGCTCTAAACTTGTTAAGCCGACTCCTTTTCCCTACCTCGAAAAGGAATATACGGCACTGCAAGCTTGCAAAGACGTTCTTTTCAAAACGACCACCAATAGGTTCGATGAAAATACCAAG GTTGTCGTCGTTGAAGGGCCCATTGCTGCCGGAAAGTCAGCCTTCGCCAAGGAACTTGCTTCCGAATTGGATATGAAGTATTTTCCAGAAGCAAATCTCGATAGCTATTACATTAACTCGTATGGCTACGATCTGCGTCAGCTGGACCCTCAGATGCCTGCCAATATGCAGAGCTTTGATGTGAACAAGTTTCTGCAGAACCCCAATCATCGTAATGTAGCCACGTTTCAAATACGAACGCTGATGCAACGCTACTCGCAATACATCGATGCTCTGGCTCATTTATTTTCGACTGGCGAAGGTGTTGTACTGGATCGATGCGTGTACTCCGATTTTGTCTTCGTTGAGGCCATGTTCAAGAGCGGTTACATCTCGAAAGGCGCCCGTTCGGTTTATTACGACATCGTGCAAAACACCATGTCAGAATTATTGAAGCCGCATCTGGTAATCTACCTGGATGTTCCAGTAAATGTCGTAAAAAGCCGCATTCAAAAGCGAGCTCATCCAGCTGAAACCAATGCGAAGGCCCTTACTGACCGCTATCTACAGGACATGGAGAACATTTACAAACAACAATATTTGAAAGACATCAGCACGCATGCCGAATTGCTGGTCTACGATTGGTCCGATTATGGTGAAACCGAGGTTGTAGTAGAGGATATCGAACGTATAGATTTTGATCGATTCGACAAAGATGACACCCATATGCGCGATTGGCGTTTCGAGAACGAAGAAGAGTACACCGAATTTCGTGCCCGCTACATGAACAAACCGGACTTAATTAACTACTTCAATGTACCGCGGTACGACGTTCCAGAGTTACTCGTTTCGCCAGAGGAATTTAAAGCCTGGTACGATATCTGGTCGGAGGCTCCGGGTCAGAAGTATAGGAAAGGATATAATGCTGAATGCGGAGACGCGGGAATTCTTACCAAAACTAAGTTGGATTTCCGCaattctttgtaa